The following proteins are co-located in the Armatimonadota bacterium genome:
- a CDS encoding ABC transporter permease, which translates to MSVFVASREWAARMRMRLPAGIRPDRYRLARWGSLLLCLVGWEALGRRAAGTLTLPPASAVLQALARQLTDARFWAACATTLEALAVGLVLLVALGIPLGLACGRYPLAGRIAEPYLGFLLAVPASPMVPVFVIAFGIGLAARVATIVAFALPLLILNTAAGVRLAPVRLVEMARSFGAGEGMVFRRVILPAAMPAIGAGLRLASARAVVGMVVSELIIIAVGLGRLISTYSATFDNANLFAVVLAVLGIGLGVARLMTWVERRLAPWS; encoded by the coding sequence ATGAGCGTGTTCGTGGCTTCACGGGAGTGGGCGGCGCGGATGCGGATGCGCCTGCCGGCCGGGATACGCCCGGACCGCTACCGCCTGGCCCGGTGGGGCTCGCTGCTGCTCTGCCTGGTCGGGTGGGAGGCGCTGGGACGGCGCGCCGCCGGGACGCTGACCCTCCCGCCGGCCTCGGCGGTGCTGCAGGCCCTGGCCCGGCAACTGACGGACGCGCGGTTCTGGGCGGCGTGCGCCACGACGCTGGAGGCGCTGGCGGTGGGGCTGGTCCTGCTGGTCGCCCTCGGCATCCCGCTGGGCCTCGCCTGCGGCCGCTACCCGCTGGCGGGGCGGATCGCCGAGCCGTACCTGGGCTTCCTGCTGGCGGTGCCGGCTTCGCCCATGGTTCCGGTCTTCGTCATCGCCTTCGGCATCGGGCTGGCCGCGCGCGTGGCCACCATCGTCGCCTTCGCCCTGCCGCTGCTCATCCTGAACACCGCCGCCGGGGTGCGGCTGGCGCCGGTCCGGCTGGTGGAGATGGCCCGGTCCTTCGGCGCCGGGGAGGGGATGGTCTTCCGGCGGGTGATTCTGCCGGCGGCGATGCCGGCCATCGGCGCCGGGCTGCGGCTGGCCTCCGCCCGGGCGGTGGTGGGGATGGTCGTCTCGGAGCTGATCATCATCGCGGTGGGGCTGGGGCGGCTCATCAGCACCTACAGCGCCACCTTCGACAACGCCAACCTCTTCGCCGTGGTCCTGGCCGTCCTGGGCATCGGGCTGGGCGTGGCGCGGCTGATGACGTGGGTGGAACGGAGGCTGGCCCCGTGGAGCTGA
- a CDS encoding ABC transporter ATP-binding protein produces the protein MELIVPAIEVREVVKAFRGPEGEPLPVLERLSFVVPPRQFVAVIGPSGCGKTTLLRVLDGLTPADGGEVRVFGRRVTGPGPDRAVVFQDFALLPWATVLENVAFPLEIRRIPSPERERRARAAIALVGLDGFEGYYPQALSGGMQQRVGLARALVVDPQVLLLDEPFGALDAQTRMLLQDELLALWQRRPTTVVLVTHDMAEAVYLADRVLVMSPRPGRIIEEVPIPLPRPRDQSVRRSARFAELVEEVWACLRGFVRL, from the coding sequence GTGGAGCTGATCGTCCCCGCCATCGAGGTGCGAGAGGTGGTGAAGGCCTTCCGCGGCCCGGAGGGCGAGCCGCTGCCGGTGCTGGAGCGCCTGAGCTTCGTCGTCCCGCCGCGGCAGTTCGTCGCCGTCATCGGCCCGAGCGGCTGCGGGAAGACGACGCTGCTGCGCGTGCTGGACGGGCTGACCCCGGCCGACGGCGGCGAGGTGCGGGTCTTCGGCCGCCGCGTCACCGGTCCGGGCCCGGATCGGGCGGTGGTCTTCCAGGACTTCGCCCTGCTGCCCTGGGCCACCGTGCTGGAGAACGTCGCCTTCCCGCTGGAGATCCGGCGCATCCCCTCGCCGGAGCGCGAGCGCCGCGCGCGCGCCGCCATCGCGCTGGTGGGGCTGGACGGTTTCGAGGGCTACTACCCCCAGGCGCTGTCGGGCGGGATGCAGCAGCGGGTGGGACTGGCCCGGGCCCTGGTGGTGGACCCGCAGGTGCTCCTGCTGGACGAGCCCTTCGGGGCGCTGGACGCGCAGACCCGGATGCTGCTGCAAGACGAGCTGCTGGCCCTGTGGCAGCGGCGCCCGACCACCGTCGTGCTCGTCACCCATGACATGGCCGAGGCGGTCTACCTGGCCGACCGGGTGCTGGTGATGAGTCCGCGCCCGGGGCGGATCATCGAGGAGGTGCCGATTCCCCTGCCGCGGCCGCGGGACCAGAGCGTGCGCCGTTCGGCGCGCTTCGCCGAGCTCGTGGAGGAGGTGTGGGCGTGCCTGCGGGGCTTCGTGCGCCTGTGA
- a CDS encoding asparagine synthetase B family protein, whose amino-acid sequence MTTAAPVPSALSSGSVPIEEEPYVHLRLEDGGVTVRGNPAVTLGHRVPRGAGEKPDGVFAAWSWDGRVLRVENDRYGCYPLYYAAAPGELRLSPSIPRLLRAGVSREVDETALGVFLRLGYFLDDETPFRAIRAVPPDATFIWRDGQLEVSGRYAGSPEQTITRRAAIDAYVELFRQAIRRRPPTEEAVVTLSGGRDSRHILLELCAQGTPPRRCVTTYRSFPSMLGRHAPSEDVELARALAEAVRVEHVLVPQSPSALRAERRKNLLTGFCTDEHGWYVAVADYLKGHATAVYDGIAGDGLSEDPLLDAEGLRLYREGRLGELADRWLDEREEALLRTLIPPMWAGAADRDRVHARLVAELRAFAGAPNPVGTFLFWSLTRRETALAPYGLLRGVDLVYSPYLDHDLYDFLTSLPGEMLLGHRFHTETIARGHPRYAAFPYPSKDAAALRRPVRHRSFTLEVLREVLARPTAFRATLVPTLLAALARGAPRWVLPVVVYLMQLEEVCRDLPAWWRAGEPGEGA is encoded by the coding sequence GTGACCACCGCAGCTCCCGTACCCTCTGCGCTGTCCTCGGGCTCCGTGCCGATCGAAGAGGAGCCCTACGTGCACCTGCGCCTGGAGGACGGTGGGGTGACGGTGCGGGGGAACCCGGCGGTGACGTTGGGTCACCGGGTTCCCCGGGGAGCGGGGGAGAAGCCGGACGGCGTCTTCGCAGCCTGGTCCTGGGACGGCCGTGTCCTGCGCGTGGAGAACGACCGCTACGGGTGCTATCCGCTGTACTATGCCGCCGCTCCGGGCGAGCTCCGCCTCTCTCCCTCCATCCCGCGGCTTCTGCGCGCCGGGGTGTCGCGGGAAGTGGACGAGACGGCCCTCGGCGTCTTCCTGCGGCTGGGCTACTTTCTGGACGATGAAACACCGTTCCGGGCCATCCGGGCCGTGCCGCCCGACGCGACGTTCATCTGGCGCGACGGGCAGCTCGAGGTCAGCGGGCGCTACGCCGGCAGCCCGGAGCAGACCATCACCCGGAGGGCCGCCATCGACGCCTACGTCGAGCTGTTCCGGCAGGCGATCCGCCGCCGTCCCCCGACGGAGGAGGCGGTGGTGACCCTGAGCGGCGGGCGGGATTCCCGGCACATCCTCCTGGAACTGTGCGCACAGGGCACCCCACCCCGGCGGTGCGTCACCACCTACCGGTCCTTTCCGTCCATGCTGGGCCGTCACGCGCCCAGCGAGGACGTGGAGCTCGCCCGGGCCCTGGCCGAAGCCGTCAGGGTGGAGCACGTGCTGGTCCCGCAGTCCCCTTCGGCGCTGCGCGCCGAGCGCCGCAAGAACCTGCTGACCGGCTTCTGCACAGACGAGCATGGGTGGTACGTCGCGGTGGCCGACTACCTGAAGGGCCACGCCACGGCCGTGTACGACGGGATCGCCGGCGACGGGCTCTCCGAGGACCCGCTGCTCGACGCGGAGGGGCTGCGCCTCTACCGGGAGGGGCGGCTGGGCGAGCTGGCAGACCGCTGGCTCGACGAGCGGGAGGAGGCTCTCCTCCGCACGCTCATCCCGCCGATGTGGGCGGGGGCGGCCGACCGCGACCGGGTCCACGCGCGCCTGGTGGCGGAGCTGCGCGCCTTCGCGGGCGCGCCCAATCCGGTGGGGACCTTCCTCTTCTGGAGCCTCACCCGCCGCGAGACCGCCCTGGCCCCCTACGGCCTGCTGCGCGGGGTCGACCTCGTCTACAGTCCCTACCTGGACCACGATCTCTACGACTTCCTGACGTCGCTGCCTGGGGAGATGCTGCTGGGCCACCGGTTCCACACGGAGACGATCGCGCGGGGGCATCCCCGCTACGCCGCCTTTCCCTACCCCTCGAAGGATGCGGCGGCCCTGCGGCGGCCGGTGCGTCATCGGTCCTTCACCCTGGAGGTGCTCCGCGAGGTGCTCGCCCGGCCCACGGCGTTCCGGGCGACGCTGGTCCCCACACTCCTCGCCGCGCTGGCCCGGGGAGCCCCCCGCTGGGTGTTGCCGGTCGTCGTCTACCTCATGCAGCTCGAGGAGGTCTGCCGCGACCTGCCGGCGTGGTGGCGGGCCGGTGAGCCCGGCGAGGGGGCCTGA
- a CDS encoding ABC transporter substrate-binding protein, with the protein MTLIRLTLLAAVLVLLAGLLGGSALAKQSRLPVGFSGVRQLTYAATLIALERMRDRGYEAPPVFFPRPELALQALLRGEVDLVRAEPTTPANAVARGARVAMVAAPGLNQWVLVTPRTITAPRQLDRKRIAVHSLSSMSNTVVQFAVRRHRIAAPQILVIPGSPARAQALLRGEVDATSLFLTDAIRLDLTAPGRFHVLLDFKDLPVLDSVLVARREWLAARPQEIRDVLRVLLDTHRRIAAGPEWAVVRTLQLFPDEDRAFAEATVRAFVARGIWDVNGGIPGYDVVREMIAFLKSIEALPPGAPDDPEAYADLSPLQDVLRVLGRR; encoded by the coding sequence ATGACCCTGATCCGCCTGACCCTCCTGGCCGCCGTGCTGGTCCTCCTGGCTGGCCTCCTCGGAGGCTCCGCTCTCGCGAAGCAGTCGCGGCTGCCCGTGGGCTTCTCGGGCGTGCGGCAGCTCACCTACGCCGCCACCCTCATCGCCCTGGAGCGGATGCGCGACCGGGGCTACGAGGCCCCGCCCGTCTTCTTCCCCCGCCCCGAGCTGGCGCTGCAGGCCTTGCTGCGCGGCGAGGTGGACCTGGTGCGGGCCGAGCCCACCACCCCGGCCAACGCGGTCGCCCGCGGGGCGCGGGTGGCCATGGTGGCCGCTCCCGGGCTGAACCAGTGGGTGCTGGTGACGCCCCGGACCATCACCGCCCCCCGCCAGCTCGACCGCAAGCGCATCGCCGTGCACAGCCTTTCGTCCATGTCCAACACCGTGGTGCAGTTTGCCGTCCGCCGGCACCGCATCGCCGCCCCCCAGATCCTGGTCATCCCGGGCTCCCCGGCGCGGGCGCAGGCCCTGCTGCGGGGCGAGGTGGACGCCACGAGCCTCTTCCTCACCGACGCCATCCGCCTCGACCTGACCGCCCCGGGCCGCTTCCACGTCCTGCTCGACTTCAAGGACCTGCCGGTGCTGGACTCGGTGCTGGTGGCCCGCCGCGAGTGGCTGGCCGCCCGGCCGCAGGAGATCCGGGACGTCCTGCGGGTGCTGCTGGACACCCACCGGCGCATCGCCGCCGGGCCGGAGTGGGCGGTGGTGCGGACGCTGCAGCTCTTCCCCGACGAGGACCGCGCGTTTGCCGAGGCGACCGTGCGCGCCTTCGTCGCCCGCGGCATCTGGGACGTGAACGGGGGGATCCCTGGATACGACGTCGTGCGGGAGATGATCGCCTTCCTGAAGAGCATCGAGGCGCTGCCGCCGGGTGCCCCTGACGACCCCGAGGCGTACGCCGACCTGAGCCCGCTCCAGGATGTCCTCCGCGTCTTGGGGCGTCGGTGA
- a CDS encoding glycosyltransferase family 4 protein, producing MALVHHGQFSGCTASLRGALAARMSVVDLDLLRLARRPALLRARVRATWEAQRTGRGTPWVKTGAWSRACQQWAEEHGFLAPHRPVLFLQTLSAFVLDRAGPRYAVYTDRVSAEGATRDGVYASRFTPAWRARERVFLQRAERVFVMGPATQDVLEREYGVPRWRVSVVGGGPNVPLTGPVQADRCRALLFVGREWEMKGGPLVLRAFQQLRRRFPDLELLIAGCRPFVRPPAGVRMLGWVPREAMDDVYSAAQILVVPGYKEAFGHAFVEGLIKGLPCVASCGGNQADLIADAGRCVPPGDVGALRVALAEVIARYPEYRRRAVRRGRELRERFAWDRIAGRILGEFLEAAPVSGEDPARPTPARS from the coding sequence GTGGCCTTGGTCCACCACGGGCAGTTCTCCGGGTGCACGGCATCGCTGCGCGGCGCCCTGGCCGCGCGGATGTCGGTGGTCGACCTGGACCTGCTCCGCCTGGCGCGGCGCCCCGCGTTGCTGCGCGCCCGGGTGCGCGCGACGTGGGAAGCGCAGCGAACGGGCAGGGGGACGCCCTGGGTGAAGACGGGGGCCTGGTCCCGGGCCTGTCAGCAGTGGGCGGAGGAGCACGGGTTCCTTGCGCCACACCGTCCCGTCCTGTTCCTGCAGACCCTCTCAGCCTTCGTGCTGGACAGGGCGGGGCCACGGTACGCCGTCTACACCGATCGGGTCAGCGCCGAGGGGGCGACCCGGGACGGGGTCTACGCGTCGCGGTTCACACCGGCGTGGCGGGCCCGGGAGCGGGTGTTCCTCCAGCGGGCGGAACGGGTCTTCGTGATGGGTCCGGCAACACAAGACGTGCTGGAACGGGAGTACGGCGTCCCGCGGTGGCGCGTCAGTGTGGTCGGCGGCGGGCCCAACGTCCCGCTCACCGGGCCCGTCCAAGCCGACCGGTGCCGTGCCCTGCTCTTCGTGGGGCGGGAGTGGGAGATGAAGGGCGGCCCGCTGGTGTTGCGCGCCTTCCAGCAGCTGCGCCGTCGGTTCCCCGACCTGGAACTCCTCATCGCGGGCTGCAGGCCGTTCGTCCGGCCCCCGGCGGGAGTGCGGATGTTGGGCTGGGTGCCTCGCGAGGCCATGGACGACGTCTACTCCGCGGCCCAGATCCTGGTGGTCCCCGGTTACAAGGAAGCATTTGGACACGCCTTCGTCGAGGGGCTCATCAAGGGCCTGCCCTGTGTGGCCTCGTGTGGAGGGAACCAGGCCGACCTGATCGCCGATGCCGGGCGCTGCGTCCCCCCCGGAGACGTGGGGGCGTTGCGCGTGGCGCTGGCCGAGGTCATCGCCCGCTACCCGGAGTACCGGCGTCGGGCCGTGCGACGGGGCCGGGAGCTGCGGGAACGCTTCGCCTGGGACCGCATTGCCGGCCGCATCCTGGGGGAGTTCCTGGAGGCGGCCCCGGTGTCCGGGGAGGACCCGGCGCGCCCGACACCAGCGCGGTCCTGA
- a CDS encoding ABC transporter permease, producing MRRPWPDRQRRAAERTPWVLTLVPLAAGWEVVGRSGRFPFVPPLSRVADAAVLLAARGELWRHGLRTLAAVLAGFALAALVGTVLGVLMGRSRWVDAVAGLYVDLFQVTPAAAKVPVLILLFGLGPESILATVVLFSVFVVTVNVRAGVRAVPPGLVEMARAFGAGEAVLLRRVVLPAALPLVLTGLRAGIGRAVNGAVLGEMLISIVGIGGLLMYYGGAFRMDVLCALILGIALLATALMGAVRAVERRVLRWTL from the coding sequence GTGAGGCGCCCCTGGCCGGACCGGCAGCGTCGGGCGGCCGAACGCACCCCCTGGGTCCTGACGCTGGTCCCGCTCGCCGCGGGCTGGGAGGTGGTGGGCCGCTCGGGGCGCTTCCCCTTCGTCCCACCGCTCTCCCGGGTGGCGGACGCGGCCGTGCTGCTGGCCGCGCGCGGGGAGCTGTGGCGGCACGGCCTGCGCACCCTGGCCGCGGTGCTGGCGGGGTTCGCCCTGGCCGCCCTGGTGGGGACGGTGCTGGGCGTCCTCATGGGGCGCTCCCGCTGGGTGGACGCCGTGGCGGGCCTGTACGTCGACCTCTTCCAGGTCACCCCCGCCGCCGCCAAGGTGCCGGTGCTCATCCTCCTCTTCGGCCTGGGGCCGGAGAGCATCCTGGCCACGGTGGTGCTCTTCAGCGTCTTCGTGGTAACGGTGAACGTCCGCGCCGGCGTGCGGGCCGTGCCGCCGGGGCTGGTGGAGATGGCGCGTGCCTTCGGCGCCGGGGAGGCGGTGCTGCTGCGGCGGGTCGTCCTCCCCGCTGCGCTGCCGCTCGTCCTGACCGGGTTGCGCGCGGGGATCGGCCGGGCCGTGAACGGCGCGGTCCTCGGCGAGATGCTCATCTCCATCGTGGGGATCGGCGGGCTGCTCATGTACTACGGGGGCGCCTTCCGCATGGACGTGCTCTGTGCGTTGATCCTGGGGATCGCCCTGCTGGCCACCGCCCTCATGGGGGCGGTGCGGGCGGTGGAGCGGCGGGTCCTGCGCTGGACCCTCTGA
- a CDS encoding S-adenosylmethionine decarboxylase: MYHVTLDGFRGYRSRFDDIRLVQEVLEGLPVILELQPTMPAFLLPYYNGVVPEDCGISAFVFLEGGHCTIHTFSFRETYFADVVSPRAFDAERLYRHLQAAFPCAITAVSALSRDGTPVEAPEADPEADFGPHYFLDLMDYAGPAHLDEVFDLFDRLPGVIGMTPIMRPYVLRGRTADGRQHVSAMTMIAESHLALHVFPGDRRAHFDLFSCRFFDHTAVIPRIRRELPGTIRGEALIARGRRYRYLRMDGPGHTAQARAWVRVLPASAAAEEVGASSG; the protein is encoded by the coding sequence GTGTACCACGTTACCCTCGACGGCTTCCGCGGGTACCGTTCGCGCTTCGACGACATTCGGCTCGTCCAGGAAGTCCTGGAGGGACTGCCCGTGATCCTCGAGTTGCAGCCGACGATGCCGGCGTTCCTGCTCCCCTACTACAACGGCGTGGTCCCCGAGGACTGCGGCATCAGCGCGTTCGTGTTCCTGGAAGGCGGCCACTGCACCATCCACACCTTCTCCTTCCGTGAGACGTATTTTGCTGACGTCGTCTCGCCGCGGGCGTTCGATGCCGAGCGGCTGTATCGGCACTTGCAGGCCGCCTTCCCGTGCGCCATCACCGCTGTCAGTGCCCTGTCCCGTGACGGGACTCCGGTCGAGGCGCCCGAGGCGGACCCGGAGGCCGACTTCGGCCCGCACTACTTCCTGGACCTCATGGACTACGCCGGCCCGGCCCACCTGGACGAGGTGTTCGACCTGTTCGACCGGCTGCCGGGGGTGATCGGGATGACACCGATCATGCGTCCGTACGTCCTGCGGGGCCGGACGGCGGACGGCCGGCAGCACGTTAGCGCGATGACCATGATCGCGGAGAGTCACCTCGCCCTGCACGTCTTCCCCGGGGACCGTCGGGCGCACTTCGACCTGTTCTCGTGTCGCTTCTTCGACCACACCGCGGTCATCCCGCGGATCCGGCGGGAGTTGCCCGGGACGATCCGCGGGGAAGCGCTCATCGCCCGAGGGCGGCGCTATCGCTACCTGCGGATGGACGGGCCGGGACACACGGCCCAGGCCCGGGCGTGGGTCAGGGTCTTGCCGGCCTCGGCGGCCGCGGAGGAGGTCGGCGCATCCTCCGGGTGA
- a CDS encoding glycosyltransferase family 2 protein, translating into MSPSSPARPLVSVILPTYNRASFLDRALRSVLSQTLPDYEVLVVDDGSTDDTAERVRAAGDARVRYIRQPRNRGVSAARNLGLRLSRGHFVTFLDSDDEYLPVKLERQVAALAAAPAEVGAVECGLRIVANGAHRDQPPQLRGRDYLTFLRSREGVNMAALLVRADLARMVGFDEGLTSREDVDFMARLLCRTSLAFIDDPLVVIHNDAPVRLSAGAVLLRGLEQLARKYDQEQHASRALRIDWNHRLALAYLQQGRFRETRQALARAIAARPLGVVHWGLYLSTLLGRPGAALAHRVYLAGGRVKQWLRGKAAGRRSWGRNLLSRST; encoded by the coding sequence ATGAGCCCATCCTCCCCGGCGAGGCCGCTGGTCAGCGTCATCCTGCCGACCTACAACCGGGCGAGCTTTTTGGACCGGGCCCTGCGGAGCGTCCTTAGCCAGACCCTCCCGGACTACGAAGTGCTCGTCGTGGACGACGGCTCCACCGACGACACCGCGGAGCGAGTCCGGGCCGCGGGGGACGCTCGGGTCCGCTACATCCGGCAGCCGCGCAACCGGGGCGTCTCCGCGGCCCGCAACCTGGGGTTGCGTTTGAGCCGCGGCCACTTCGTCACCTTCCTGGATTCCGACGACGAGTACCTGCCGGTCAAGCTGGAGCGACAGGTGGCGGCGCTGGCGGCGGCTCCGGCAGAGGTGGGGGCGGTGGAGTGCGGGCTGCGCATCGTAGCCAACGGCGCCCACCGGGACCAGCCGCCCCAGCTGCGCGGACGAGACTACCTGACCTTCCTGCGCTCGCGGGAGGGAGTGAACATGGCCGCCCTCCTCGTGCGGGCAGACCTGGCGCGCATGGTGGGGTTCGACGAGGGCCTGACGTCGCGGGAGGACGTGGACTTCATGGCCCGGCTGCTCTGCCGGACCTCCCTGGCGTTCATCGACGACCCGCTCGTGGTCATCCACAACGACGCTCCGGTCCGGCTCTCCGCGGGGGCGGTGCTCCTGCGGGGGCTGGAGCAGCTCGCCCGCAAGTACGACCAGGAGCAGCACGCCTCCCGGGCCCTGCGCATCGACTGGAACCACCGGCTGGCGCTGGCCTATCTCCAGCAGGGTCGCTTCCGGGAAACGCGCCAGGCCCTGGCGCGCGCCATCGCCGCGCGGCCCCTGGGCGTGGTCCACTGGGGGCTGTACCTGAGCACGCTGCTGGGGCGGCCCGGCGCGGCGCTGGCCCATCGAGTCTACCTGGCCGGCGGGCGCGTCAAGCAGTGGCTTCGCGGCAAGGCGGCCGGGCGCCGGTCATGGGGACGAAACCTGCTCTCCCGATCGACCTAG
- a CDS encoding VOC family protein produces the protein MDVGTTRLVNPELRARLDGGARPPCRIRRPGHLALEVADLGRAVDFYTRILRLVRVEEGEGVVYLRSQFEHHCLELHGTGRSGLHHAGWETDSDQETEALHDALARRGVPVRDAPPEPGRRGRAFQFQDPMGFWHEVYRAMDRLPVLVSNGPFPVLRQAHFAFNSPDVDRDLEFFRAVGFRVSDWSPGRQASLRCLPEHHNISLFAHGRARFHHQGFDIGSWEHLKGILDWIAHQEYPVEVGPVRHALGNNISVYLLDPDRFRIELFCEMEQILDDEDHENRRQPPLFDLWRRQPVPADFRE, from the coding sequence ATGGACGTGGGGACCACGCGTCTCGTGAACCCCGAGCTGCGCGCCCGCCTCGATGGCGGGGCGCGCCCGCCGTGTCGCATCCGGCGCCCGGGCCATCTGGCCCTCGAGGTGGCGGACCTGGGCCGGGCGGTGGACTTCTACACCCGGATCCTCCGCCTGGTGCGTGTCGAAGAGGGGGAGGGCGTCGTCTACCTCCGGTCGCAGTTCGAGCACCACTGCCTGGAGCTGCATGGCACCGGCCGGTCGGGACTCCATCACGCCGGATGGGAGACGGACAGCGACCAGGAGACCGAGGCTCTGCACGATGCCCTGGCCCGGCGGGGCGTCCCGGTGCGCGACGCCCCGCCCGAGCCGGGCCGGCGGGGCCGGGCCTTCCAGTTCCAGGACCCCATGGGGTTCTGGCACGAGGTCTACCGGGCCATGGACCGCCTCCCGGTGCTGGTGAGCAACGGTCCCTTCCCCGTCCTGCGCCAGGCCCACTTCGCCTTCAACTCCCCGGACGTGGATCGCGACCTGGAGTTCTTCCGGGCGGTAGGGTTTCGGGTCTCGGACTGGAGTCCGGGCCGGCAGGCCTCGCTCCGCTGCCTCCCGGAGCACCACAACATCTCGCTCTTTGCCCACGGGCGCGCACGCTTCCACCACCAGGGCTTTGACATCGGCTCCTGGGAGCACCTGAAGGGGATCCTCGACTGGATCGCCCACCAGGAGTACCCGGTCGAGGTGGGCCCCGTGCGTCACGCTCTGGGCAATAACATCTCGGTCTACCTGCTCGACCCCGACCGTTTCCGCATCGAGCTGTTCTGCGAGATGGAGCAGATCCTCGACGACGAGGATCACGAGAACCGCCGCCAGCCGCCGCTCTTCGACCTCTGGCGCCGCCAGCCCGTCCCGGCGGACTTCAGGGAGTAG
- a CDS encoding glycosyltransferase family 2 protein, which yields MSAEPAPAVSVVLPTYNRAAVLPRAVESTLRQTFPDWELVIVDDGSVDATGAVLQQFVDGRIRYVRGEHNRGVAAARQVGLTLARAPYVTFLDSDDEYRPEKLAAQVRALRQRGEAVECGMRLVLPDGRERDLAPVLYRKSPEQFGLVARGINLATLLIPREAALATGFDEAIRFSMSDWDFVLRLLRRCRVTAVVPQPLVVHYSHRGPRMSTAANLMRGLEYVLAKYEGTEVLSPRVRARLLHRLAAYCIGRGDLPRARQLLRRSVASWPWSAPRWLMLAAVALQPVAFDRFYAVYGRVARVLQRLRVRTGGVLA from the coding sequence GTGAGCGCGGAGCCCGCCCCGGCCGTCAGCGTCGTCCTGCCCACCTACAACCGGGCCGCAGTGCTCCCGCGGGCCGTCGAGAGCACGTTGCGGCAGACGTTTCCGGATTGGGAGCTCGTCATCGTGGACGACGGCTCAGTGGACGCGACAGGTGCAGTCCTGCAGCAGTTCGTCGACGGACGGATCCGCTACGTCCGAGGGGAGCACAACCGCGGCGTGGCGGCGGCACGCCAGGTGGGCCTCACACTTGCCCGCGCTCCCTATGTCACCTTCCTGGATTCCGACGACGAGTACCGCCCGGAGAAACTGGCCGCGCAGGTCCGTGCGCTCCGGCAGCGAGGGGAGGCGGTGGAGTGCGGGATGCGGCTCGTCCTGCCCGACGGGCGTGAGCGGGACCTGGCCCCGGTGCTCTACCGCAAGTCGCCGGAACAGTTCGGGCTGGTCGCCCGCGGGATCAACCTGGCCACCCTGCTGATTCCCCGCGAGGCTGCGCTCGCGACCGGGTTCGATGAAGCGATCCGCTTCTCGATGTCGGACTGGGACTTCGTCCTCCGGCTCCTGCGTCGCTGCCGGGTGACCGCCGTCGTGCCGCAGCCGCTGGTCGTCCACTACAGCCACCGGGGGCCGCGCATGTCCACCGCCGCGAACCTGATGCGCGGGCTGGAATACGTGCTGGCCAAGTACGAGGGGACGGAGGTCCTGTCGCCGCGCGTGCGGGCGCGATTGCTCCATCGCCTGGCGGCGTACTGCATCGGACGGGGAGACCTGCCGCGGGCACGGCAGCTCCTGCGGCGCTCGGTCGCGTCCTGGCCGTGGAGCGCTCCGCGCTGGCTCATGCTGGCGGCAGTCGCCCTCCAGCCGGTGGCCTTCGACCGATTCTACGCCGTCTACGGACGGGTGGCGCGAGTGCTGCAGCGCCTTCGCGTCCGGACGGGGGGCGTCCTGGCATGA
- a CDS encoding p-hydroxycinnamoyl CoA hydratase/lyase, giving the protein MEGRYETILVRDDDGIVTVTFNRPEKKNAMNPTLHREMHAALTALAADDRVRVLVITGAGDAFSAGMDLKEYFYDLKDRPREVDRNRVISQEWRDRKLRLFPAPTIAMVNGYCFGGALPVVAACDLALAAEEALFGLSEVNFKGIPAGPVAMAMGRVLHPRDALWHMLLGEPFDGRRAAELKLVNRAVPRAQLAAETYAVAAALRAKDPHALRLTKELFRHSLGMDPDAALAFANAKVRELTYLQQGGWIEEGIGAFLAGRSRPGLGAEGVASDPDAIPSSTTDRPGRHDVPPPPGGR; this is encoded by the coding sequence ATGGAGGGGCGGTACGAGACCATCCTGGTGAGGGACGACGACGGGATCGTGACGGTCACCTTCAACCGGCCCGAGAAGAAGAACGCCATGAACCCCACGCTGCACCGGGAGATGCACGCGGCGCTCACGGCCCTGGCCGCGGACGACCGGGTGCGCGTGCTGGTCATCACCGGAGCGGGGGACGCCTTCAGCGCCGGAATGGACCTGAAGGAGTACTTCTACGACCTCAAGGACCGGCCCCGGGAGGTGGACCGCAACCGCGTCATCTCCCAGGAGTGGCGCGACCGCAAGCTGCGGCTCTTCCCCGCGCCCACCATCGCCATGGTGAACGGGTACTGCTTCGGCGGGGCGCTGCCGGTGGTGGCGGCCTGCGACCTGGCCCTGGCCGCCGAGGAGGCGCTCTTCGGCCTCTCCGAGGTGAACTTCAAGGGCATCCCGGCCGGGCCGGTGGCCATGGCCATGGGGCGCGTCCTCCACCCGCGCGACGCCCTGTGGCACATGCTGCTGGGCGAGCCGTTCGACGGCCGCCGGGCGGCGGAGCTGAAGCTGGTGAACCGGGCGGTGCCGCGGGCGCAGCTGGCCGCGGAGACCTACGCCGTGGCCGCCGCCCTGCGGGCGAAAGACCCCCACGCGCTGCGCCTGACCAAGGAGCTCTTCCGCCACAGCCTGGGGATGGACCCCGACGCCGCGCTGGCCTTCGCCAACGCCAAGGTGCGGGAGCTGACCTACCTGCAGCAGGGGGGCTGGATCGAGGAAGGCATCGGGGCGTTCCTGGCGGGGCGGTCGCGGCCGGGGTTGGGGGCGGAGGGCGTCGCGTCCGATCCGGACGCAATACCCTCCTCCACGACCGACCGCCCTGGTCGCCACGACGTGCCGCCGCCTCCAGGGGGGCGCTGA